CGTGAAACTGTTTAACTGTTTTGTTCCATGAGCCATTTTGGCTGCCTGGTGAAGTCTATAAACCCCTTTCTAGGaaaagcatttttatataaaatgtaatataagaGATTACAAAGAATACTGATTTTATCATAATgcgattattaaaatattaaaatattaatcgtgagaatatttatgttattaatatattacataactATATTTAGAGATAATTCTAATAGTTACTGTAATTTCCAGttagaatgtaaatatttaagatatctgaaatattatcaaaatatttgataatttgaaatataatattaatacaaCATGAAAATATCTGATTTATCTGTGTGAAACAAAGCCACATGAACTACTAATACATATGAGTTTTGTTACCCACCATTCATAGTTGAAGGAAATGTTAAATGTCACATAGGGCtagtaagaataaatatttttcctccaAAGAAGTTTACATACATCCTAAATTCTATGCAGTTATAAGAATGATTAGTTTAGGTGGCTCCAGTGGCGCAATCGGTTAGCGCGCGGTACTTATTAGAATGATTAGTTTAGAAAGGATTTTAACAATTATACAGCTCAAGGATTCTAACCCTGGATGGACATCACATTCATCTGGTGaatattgaaaaaatagaaattcctgGGACCTGACTTATTGAATTAGAATCTCTGAGGAGAAAtccataaatttgtattttttataaactcCAGAGGTTATTCTGATACAAAGCCAATAGGGAATCCACTGAACTAGCCCAATATTTCCAATAATTTATTCACCAAGAATTTATGgaatacattcctttttccatcCTCAACTCTCATGGACCTGGTGTTTTGACAGGGGCTTTATCTTACTACATGCATTAAATAATCATTAATTTTTCCcccatattaaaaaatgtttaacatacaCTTTGCATATACTAAAACTTATACTTTTAGTGTACCATACAGTCATGGAACTGAaaattaggacttcaacatacaaatttagGGGGAAAAACAATTCAACCCTTAACAGCTTTGATTTCTCATTTATAAAGCTAAGATAAAGCCATCTTCTAATATTTTGATTGtaactttctaaattttcttttagcAAGCATTTAGAATTACTGATCTAGGAAATAGATATCCAAAATTGAACAAAGTGCCCTCAGGAGCACACAGTCTACTCAGGCCTTATTCATCTTTTGATTCTCAGAATCTAGCATAGTGCTAGACATAAAGTATGGCTCTACAAATATTTGACAACTGGTAAAACAAAAGAAGGGAGGCAGGACTGTGCTTACTTTAGATCTTCCTTAATGAAAGAAGAATAATTGCTTGTCATTTCCTTAACGAGTTCAGGTTTTGTACAGGTCCAAAATTAATGATTCTAGTGAATGTGAACATCTTAATTTAAATATGTAGATTGGATGCCTGGTGTAAATTCATCAGGGGCAACATCCTGCTTTAACTTGGTTTCTTAGACAGTCTAGATCTAAAGGTTCCAGACACTGGTATGATATCAGCAATAGATGTGACCTTGCAGATCTGGTTCTCCTCTTTGGTtttatctactcatctgacaaagggctaatatctagaatctacaatgaactcaaacagatttacaagaaaaaaacaaacaacctcatcaaaaagtgggcaaaggatatgaacagacacttctcaaaagaagacatttatgcagccaaaagacacatgaaaaaatgctcatcgtcactggccatcagagaaatgcaaatcaaaaccacaatgagataccatctcacaccagttagaatggcgatcattaaaaagtcaggaaacaacaggtgccgcagaggatgtggagaaataggaacacttttacactgttggtgggactgtaaactagttcaaccattgtggaagtcagtgtggcgattcctcagggatctagaaccagaaataccatttgacccagcaatcccattactgggtatatacccagaggattataaatcatgttgctgtaaagacacatgcacacgtatgtttatagtggcactattcacaatagcaaagacttggaaccaagccaaatgtccaacaacgatagactggattaagaaaatgtggcacatatacaccatggaatactatgcagccataaaaaatgatgatttcatgtcctttgtagggacatggatgaaactggaaaccatcattctcagcaaactatcacaaggacaaaaaaccaaacaccgcatgttctcactcataggtgggaatcgaacaatgagaacacatggacacaggaaggggaacatcacacaccggggcctgttgtggggtggggggaggggggaaagatggcattaggaaatatacctaatgttaaatgacgagttactgggttcagcacatcaacatggcacatgtatacatacgtaactaacctgcacgttgtgcacatgtaccctaaaacttaaagtataataaaaaaaaaagtaaggaatcCCATCCCAGAATCACTGACCACAGTCACATAGCCAGTGCCAGGTGAAGTCAAGTCCAGAATCGTCTCTCCTCTTCCACTGCCCTTTGTATGACACGATACTGCCTCTACTTCCTACATGATATAAACAGCTCATTTCTCCCTGCCTGTGAGGGTTGGAGAGAACAGACAAGGACCACAAATACCACTCCCTCCAACTGCTGCAAATCTTCAACTAGATCCCAGTGAAATGGACAGTCAGCACGACAGAATGAAGGCAGGATGTTGGAAGTCCATCTGTTTTGGCTCAGATACCTTGCAAGGGACAAACCTCAGCCCTAACGCTGCTCGGTGGAGAGCTCAACCCCAGGGGCAAGAATATAGTGGACAACTTCATTTAGGGTTTTCAGGGGCTTCAGAGAATGATGTCACCCCAAATCTCCCCCTCTGGACTGAGGGAAATGCTTCGAGGCAAGCCATTCTTCATTGTTACATATCTGGGACACTGAAGGCTGTGAAAAATAGTAACTACCACAGCAACTGACATTTGGTGACCCCCACCTTGTTGAGGACATTGTACTAAGTAGTTGACATGtcttatctcatttgatcctcaccaCAACCCTATGACATAGGTGCTGGTATTATCCTtgtttacagaagaggaaacttgAGAAGTTAAGCAACCTGCCAAAGGTCTTAGAGCCTGAAAGGTTAGCCCATCAACCAAATCCAGCCAGGCTTTACAGCCAGCACAAACATCGGTCAGGTGGCCTAGGGCAAGTCATTCAACCTCTCAGAACTTCAGTTTGTGATGTCAGTTGTGGATAATGATACTTGCCTTGCAGGTATGTCATGCAGATTagatataatacatgtaaagcacttagtacaGAGTCTATGTTGCATCAAATTATTCATACAGAGAAGCTATTTTACCATTCTCTTTCCGTTGTGCTCATTTACTACCTAAAAACTTGTGGGAGAAGACATAAGTCTCTTTATATCTCAATGAGAATAAGTATGAAATGAGGGCACAACGAGGGCACTGGGAGGCCATAGGGTTGTGGGCACAACCAAAGACACTTTGCTTATCACAGTTTTTTCCAGCTGATGGAGGACAGGCTATTATCCATGCCACAAAACTAGATGGGATACTTATGGACTGGACAATAAAGAGCCTCGTTTGACCTATAAAAGGCATTATTCCTGGATCCCTTTGGGATTCCCAGGGGAAAACTGAGTTCACTTCTATAGTAATACAACAGCCATGACATAAACCAGTTATAGTGTGCCAATGTCAGCATCTTACACACATTGTCCATCTCATTCTCACAGCAACCCCAGGAAATGGGAATTCTTTTACCTATTTCCAGAGAGGAGGATACAAACCTAAGTCAGCCTTACTCATAACCCCATGATTAAAATACTGTACTTATTAGAAAAGTCTGCTTGCAAGGAAAATAATCAATTCAATATACTGTAAGCAAAGGGAAACTTTTATGATAAAATAGTATTTCACAGATTCCTGAGTAAGGAACCAGAACTAGGAATAGCAAATTATCTAACTACtcatctctgtctgtctgtctatctatctatctatctatctatctaatctatctattcATTTATCTACTGACCTATCTCTATCCCTTTGTCTTTTCCTCGGTCTTCTTGTCCTTTTTGTAGAGCATCTCTGTAGCCTTCCTCAGCCCTAGTGTAGAATTAGCCACTCCATACTTCTGAAGTCATCTGCTACTGGTCCAACCTATCATGAGGATTTCTTTTCAAGTACCCAGGAGAGGAATCTTATTAGTCCAGCTCGAGTCAGTTGTCTTCCAATGTTTGTACTGGTCCAAAGCAGGAACTACTCTGCATTGCAGAGCATAGAGAAAGGGATTGATGCTCAAGGGTAGATCAACACGAGGAAAGGTATCCTCTATAGGTATACTGTTTTTCTATAAGatattcaaacttttttttcatacCAGAAAATTCAAACAAAGCATGGCTTGTATTAACACAAGCACTAATTGAGGAATATGTAATAAAGATACTTGATAGCTAAATAAATTGATTTAGGCAGAGAAATTAGTATATCTAAAATGCAGAGCAGCCAGGGAAAGTAAAATACACCAGACTAGTCTCCTAGTAGAAGCTTAATATGCTGTCTGGGTTCTATAGcaatgctgtccaatagaaataaaataaaaaacacatggGTAATTTTAAACACTCTAGTAGCCacatgttttaaaaaggaaaacgaaaaaggtaaaattcattttggtaatatattttattcaacacagtatcccaaatattatcatttcaatgtgGAATCAATATTAAGTATTATTAAggagacattttatatttttgtactaACTGTTCGAAATCTAATGTGTATTTTGCATCTCAATTTGGATGCAATTTTTTATTGGAATTATCTGATCTGAATTTAATTTTCCCAAATTTACAGTTGAAAAAGTAGACCTATAATCACATgttcattattttacattatcTCTCGTTCATTATCAGGGATGAAGTTAATTCATGCCAGAGTTTCCTTGTCCCCTGAAATTCTATCATTGTTGGGGGGCAGGGGACAACAGATGCTGACTGTGCAAACCACTGATGGCAAAATGCAAGCAGGTTTTGTCCTCTCCTGGTAATTAttgtacacagtaggtgctaGCCGGGAAACAACAGCCCATGTGGACAGCACCTAATGACAGGTCCATGGGCTTTTGGCAGAAGCCAGGTGGGTAAGGGTCTATGAGTAAAGTCATGGAAAGGCCACCATGCCTAACAGCCTCATTTCTGGCACCAGGGAAAGTTCCCTGCCAGAAAACATAAGGCTGAGTTCTCATACTCTCCTCCCCTTGGTATTGCTGGGCCTGGTGGGGCCTctacttttcttattctttttattcatgttttgATTTACGGAAGGAAGAGACAGCTCCAGCTCCCTTTTCTTGGCATCCCAGTCTTCATCACGCTCATCCAGAGGCAGCCCCTTCTGCTGGGCAACACGGCGGTGGTCCTGGCACTCGGGCTCTGCCctaggaaagaagagaggggcTTCTGAACTTGGAGCAGCAGGGCCTGTTCCAGCCTGGGAATCGGCCTCTATTCACAGGTTCTGCACACCGCAGTGCAGTTGAGAAGGAAGGAGGCCAAGTTTGAGCATTTCCAAGCATACACTTAGGGAAGATCTCAGACGCTAAAGAAACTACTTGGAGGTGGAGAAAAATTGTGGGACCCGAGTGAGATATTAACAGACTCAAAGATAGTCACTCAGCTTGAAGAAAATGCTCCTGATTTTTGAAGTGCTCACATTTATAGAGCAACCTGCAGATTATCGCGAGactgttttcctttgtttatttttagttttatttttcatagttttaaaagtgATGTGTGTTccttgtataaaatttaaaagtacagaaACATATAAGGAACAAAATGGGAATCACTCACaatcatatatgtattatatgtatgtatgaattatgtaaaaatatatataattgtaaatggatacatgaatggataaatagacAGATAAATAGAGCATTATACACACATAGACAATgggaaatacacacatatacagtttTGTATGAGGCCAAAGGTGAGTATGTGACTTGCTTAAAGGCACTTGGAAAAGTCACTTTTGAATCAATATGAGGACAAATGGAATTTAAGAGGATAGATAATGGTACAGGGAAGGCAAATAGTATTTTAAGTGCAAACTATTATTAAAAGCACAGTTCATTCAAAGGACAGCAAACTCACTAGTCCTTCACCCTAAGCTGGAAGTGACCTTTCAATCTTCAGACCACACCATGTCCTTCCTCTGCCTAGTCACTCTCTGTCTTGTGTTAGTGTTATTTATGTAAACAAGTTATTTCGTCTCCCAAACAGTTAATCTTCTTGATGTCCAGCActgtatctgttttattttacattgtttttaggGTCTAACTCAATGACACAAATAgaactcaaaaatatttgctaaatgagaGGTTTATCACTTGGGGGCTGAATCAAAAGCTGAATTGTTTCACAACATTCCCTAGGATATTCAGAAAATGATCACATACTATCTAGGCTTCTTTTGAAGTTCTCTTATGTCCTTTATCTTCATCACCTAGCCCAGGAGCTAACTTACTCAAAATGTGGATCAAAAAGAAATTGCTTAAGTGATCCCCTTGCCTAAAGTCTAGCAGTCTTCAATCCCACGCAGTACCACTGCCAACTCATCTACTACACAAATAAATTGCTAATGCATCTATTTCAGCTTGTGACTCCCCTGATGAGCTCACACTCTTCTGCTTGCCTGGTTCACTGTGGTCACCCACCCTGTCACCTGACCTTTTCCTCCATTCCTCTCTAGTGTGAATCCTCTGCTTAGCCAGGCCACTCATCCCTGCACTGTCCCTCCACTATCCCTCGCCttctcacatatacacacaacctATGCACatttccaacttggttccttcACTCTGAATCAACAgtttttctccctccttcattAGCCAGCTAGCTTTCAAGATCATCCAGGTTAATCCCCCCTTAATTCAGGATTCTTCTTCCTAAACGCTCTAACTGTCAGAAGGGAAGTTCTTAGTGGGAGCTGCTGATAAGTAGAAATGACTCACACATGATGTGACTGACCTTTATTGTTTTTGCTGGCTCAACACTGTCTGCCTACTTTTCTTGGTAATAGCACTCCCCACTATTTGGAGGCAAGCACCCCTCCTGCATTTCAGTTATGCTGGGGTCATATTTCATGTTGATCCCTGGTCACTAGGGAGGGGCTGGGATTACTTAGAGAGAGTCAGTAGAGGACAGCCAAGGGCAGGACCCTGAGGAATGTCAGCATTTAAAAGGCATGCAAGAATATATCATGAGATTTATTCTTagaaaaagcacattttaaaagtcataagGAATTATCGGAGaagtagaagaaaaactaaaagagaatAGCATCAGATAAAACAAGGAAGAAGAGTTTCCGGAATATTAAATAGTGAATTAAGTGGAGGTAAGATGTGAATTGAGAAGAGGCAATTGATTTAGCGTGAGGAGCTCCCTAATGACTTGAGTGACAGCTGATTCAGTATGAGGATCGGGGAAGAAGTCTGAAGCGTGGGTGAGAGGTGAAGAAGTAGAGACAATTACACAGATTAGTTTCCTCAAATTTAATGTTTCAAAGAAGTACAACTATCATGATTAATATTGCTATATTATATGTTAAAGTTCCAAGGCTATATATGACTATCAAGTAATATCAGTAAGCATTCCTATCATAATATTCaagcaaatgaaataacattgcctttttgagagaaaaacatattttgaaacttttaCAAGCAGACATAAAGACAGTTGACATTTCCAAAAAGGCACACGTAGTTTATGAAAATCTATTACGTCCCCAATTTAGCACAAACTCAAAGCTGATCTAATTCTGATATGTAAAATGCACCTCTCTCCTCTggatgaaaatgaaataacaaaccCTTCCAACTAAcagacatttaaaatctactcaaTTTGATTGCTAACAAGTCAGAGGAAGGACATGTTGTCCTTCCCCAAGATTTTAGGACCTAATGTTTACCATGATCTTAGATCTCGCAAATACAAACTACTAAAGAAGTCAGGTGTTTCTTGATTTATATAGAGTCAAAATTCTATTCCactggggagaagaaagagagggtagttgtttaatgggtgtggagtttcagttttacaagacgaaaaagttctggagatctgtttcacaACGATGTAAATGTACATAACACTGATGAACTGTACACTTTAGAAACagttaatatggtaaattttatgttatgagtTTTTCATcacaataaaatacagaaaacttcaaaaattctattttttacaCAAATTATTACTATAAAACATGTTAGACACTCTGAGAGGATAAGTGCTTTTCCTTTTGGATTAAAAAAGTAGATTAGCTTTCAAGTTGCTTAGAAGTGTAGggaagaagaaagacacaacGGAATTCAGAAGGGCCtctaactttttgtttgtttgataatACCTATTTGAACATGTTCACAGTCCAAAAAGAAgtcaagggaaaggaaaaaacactaaaaatacagGAGAAACAGTAAAGATGTAACAAAGAACACACGAATAATGAATGGCCTTCTAGAAGACATAAAGGATTAGATCAAGAGTCTATATGGAGGGGTAATACTTTATAAAGGAGGGACAGGACGGCAAGAAGGAGCTGATgtaaatgtacataaaatatgcAGGTGTGAGAGTTGAAAAATGTGTAACCCATGGcttcaatattttttctaaagtaGAAGGCATACCTCTGAAAGACAGGCTGAGGTGTGATGTGGCTTTGGAATTGCCAGTGAGGGAGTAGGATAGGAACAGATAGCCAAGCTGCTCTGAGGGCTCAGATAAAAGTGGAAATATTCAAACTGCTGGTGATACCCATATATTGATATGTGGGATTTTCTCTAGCTGAACAAGCATAAACGTGGAGAAGACAGAGATTCATCTAAGGTTGGGAATTCTGGGTTATATGCTGGGTTGAGAATTAATAGCAGGAATAGCGGGAAGAGAGTGGAAGAATGAAGTGTATTATGGTACTCATATGGTAGAGGAAATTTAGTGAGACCTTCAGGAAGGTGATAGattaggagaaaaaggagaagttGAATGACAAGAGATCTTGACGAATTCAAGACCTGGTGATAATGCAGGAACTGATAAAGTGAAGAGAGCTATGGTCACATTGTGGTATGTTAGGATTTTAAAAAGTTCAGAGAACAATGTCTGCTGATGCTGAGGTCCACAGAGGATGGAGATCATTGAATGTAGGGGATGATGGATGAAATTGGAGAAAAGTGAATCTGTGAGTCAGGACTCAAGGTTCTGCCTCTTTACTCCCCAAAGCATCTCAATTGTGATATTGGATATTTTTAATGTAAGACATTACCTTTAAGAGAATGTCTCTTGGGTTACTTCTATAGATAACTAATATCATCATAGGCAAAATTTTCACTTGTTCAACTTTCTGAAGATAACTGCACTTTCAGGTTCTTCGGAGGGCACCCCATCATGAACTGCCCCTGTAGATGGCATTGCTGTCTGTATCATTTGGTTTCCAAGCAACGATGCCCTCACTCCGATACTCTACTTTCTCTTGTATGAATTGCTTGTCGAAGTAATCAAATTCTAAGTTTCCAAATTTTGTTCCATCCCTCTCAGAACTATAACTGTTATGCAAATTATTGGTGCTTAATTATGTTTGAATGCTTGgctgagagaaataaataaacaggtgCTAGTTAAGTTCTTTGTGTGTAAATAGGGCATTCACAGATGAacacagaagttttaaaagataGGAGGGCACTGAAAAATGGAAGTCTAATTCACCTGCctcattttaaatatgagaaaactgagggtcgGGAAGCTGCCTtgacttgcacaaggtcacacagccaatttggatgcctttcagAAAGCTGAAGGTCATGATTCTTGCACCATGCCCCATCTTCAAACTTGGTATTCCAATTCTCTTatctgagataatttttgtataatcaAAACAATATGTTAATATAGTTTTGACCCCTAAACTAGTCTTTTAAGTGAAACATTAATAAAAGTAACTCaactaaaaaatcaataaaaataatagtctGTTGGCTGGatttcctcatttcattttcattgaccTGAGACCACAGAATCAGCCAAGATCTTGATCACAGACTCCTGTTCCTCTGCTCCTTCTAtaggtggaaaaaaaataaacttactttTCCAGAAATGCCACACAGGCTTTCTGTCCATAGATCTGTGCAATCCTCTTTGGTGTGTCTCCAAAGAAGTCGGGGGCGTCGATGGCAGCATGCAATACATGGAGAGTTTTGAGTACATTCAGATGGCCTGATTCTGCTGCAAAATGAGCTGGGGTCCAGCCCACACTAGTAACCAGGCAGGGCCTGGCTCCATATTCTATCAGGAGCCGTATCACCTCCATTTGCCCTTAGATGTACCAAGAAGAAACAGGATGAGGTTAGGATAAAGATGTCCCAAGTGGCCTGAGGCCAGAGCCAGCCTAGGTAACACAATAGAAGGGGAAACTTTGCCTTTGAGGAGCCTCCAGTTTCCTATTATCATCccctcttcccttttccctcttctcACCAGGGACTCAGTGCCCTACCTCACCCCATGAACCTTGTTCCCACCCAGGGCCTGAGCCCTGCAAGCCTTCCCTGTCCTCATTCCAAGACATTCCCCTCCCCTGTGCATTGCCACAGGCCATGCCCAGGAATCTTGCTTTATCTCCCAAGCCACACGATACCTGCCTATTGGTAAGGCCCACTGTGCTTCTGACAGTCTCAACACTGAGCCAAAACCGAATATTTTAAGTCCTATTTACGTGATAAATAGCACGggttaagagcacaggctttcTAGTTGATAGATGTGATTTCATACCCTGACAATCCCACTTGCTAACAAGTGGCACCTCAGACAAGAAACAAATATCTGAGGccaatttcctcatttgcaaattAAGGATATTACCCCTTATATCACTGAATTCTTGTAGAGTGCAGGTGAAATCACAGACATGAAGTACACAGTGCCCAGCAAATAGCAAATCTTCACTAAAAGGTGTTTCGCTATAGCTACCATCACTTTGTACTTAGATTTTCTCAAAAATATCCCAACTAATTTCTCTGCAGCCAGTCTTGCTTCTTGTCAACCCATTCTCCACACAGGAAtcacaataaatgtttaaaaagcaaagttGACCATAGCACTTTCTTACTTAACATTCTTTAATGGCCTTTTATTGCCAAAGCCTTTGAGAGGCCCACTGCCTGAGTTTTTGCCACTATCTTCCTCTAATTCTGTAACTGAGCTATGTAAGGCGTGGGGGATTCAATGAGGAATGAAGCAAAGTCCGTATCCTTCTTTGTGATGCTCTATTCCTGTTAGAGGTTGAGAGGGCAAAGGACTAATATTAACTGAGAGCAGACTATAAGATAGGCACTGTACACTCATTATTTTACTGAATTCCCATCACAAGGCTCCAAGGTGGCATTCCTGCACACGTTATTTAGATATCAGGCCCAGAGACATCGAATAACTTGCTTAAGATGCTACAACTAGTAAGCAGTGACATCAGGATTAAAATGTTCcatctggggccaggcatggtggctcacacctgtaatcccagcactttgggagactgaggtgggcggatcactggaggtcaggagttcaagaccagcctggccaacatggagaaacaacttctccattaaaaatacaaaaatccactaattgtggtggcacacacctgtaatcccagctacctggtaggctgaggcaggagaatcgcttgaacccaggaggtggaggttttagtgagctgagattgtgccactgcactccagcctggatgacaggcgagactctgtctcaaaaaaaagaaaaaagatgaaatgaagttTCCATCTGGCACTAAAGAAATGTTTGTTCCACTCCCCCACATAGCCTACTGATTGATAGCCTCATGAATGGTGGACTCAAAAGGGCAGATCTACCTAAGCATTGCCCACTCACCTTTGATTGCAGCCCAGTGAAGTGGGGTCCGGTCATTCCAGTCTACATCTTTGTAGTTTGGGTCACAGAGACCTTTCTTCAAAATCTTCTTCACTAAGCTGTAGTCTCCTGCAGCCACAGCTTGGTGAAGCTTTGTCATGTCTGACATTTTGGCCAATTCCATGACAGAAAACAACTGTGGGAGAGACATGCCACTTAGGAAATTCTATGTAACCCTTTATTCCTAGCGAGTAATCCTATAGACTACTgtatcatttatttcctttcctgctgCATGCATTTGCCTCTCAGTTTGCCTCATGTGTGTGGCGTGAGTGTGTACTTAGACCTTAGCTCCTGTGGATAGTGCCCGCCTGTCCCCTACCCTAAAACTATTGGTGGCTCCCACTGCACACAGAATGATGTCTAAACTTACGGGCTGATACACTGCTACCTGGCCTCAAACTATCCTCCAGTGCTATTTCCTACTCCTACTTCAGAGTTCTAGTAGTGTTCCCTTACATTAGTAAGTTAAGTTAGTAAGTAAGTAAGTTAGGAAGCGAGAATTACATGTAATTCTGTGCCTTATCTTTCTTATCTATAGAATGGATAAAATCTGccagggttgttgtaaggataaatgtcaatttgcaaaaaaaaaattatattggatACAGAGCAGGTACTCCATGAAAATTAAATAGTATTAATGTTGTTACACCCATTGAGATGGACACGCAATCACAcaaataaatacctaaaaattgTTATTAATGTTATGCCATAAACTAGCAGTTCTCAAACTATAGTCCATAGACCCTCAGAAATCCCTGGAGTGCTTTCAGGGGATGTGTGAAGTCAAAGCTGTTTTcattatattgaaatattattGGCCTTGTTACACTGTGTTGACAATTGTTCTGATGGCTCAAAAGCAATAGTGTAGAAAACTGCTGGTACCTTAGCATGAAGCAAG
The sequence above is drawn from the Nomascus leucogenys isolate Asia chromosome 22a, Asia_NLE_v1, whole genome shotgun sequence genome and encodes:
- the ANKRD66 gene encoding ankyrin repeat domain-containing protein 66, which gives rise to MGTTLRMVRSACQHRAPQISQKTGCSHISKHSPGGLTTTKMAGPPPRVSDSLFSVMELAKMSDMTKLHQAVAAGDYSLVKKILKKGLCDPNYKDVDWNDRTPLHWAAIKGQMEVIRLLIEYGARPCLVTSVGWTPAHFAAESGHLNVLKTLHVLHAAIDAPDFFGDTPKRIAQIYGQKACVAFLEKAEPECQDHRRVAQQKGLPLDERDEDWDAKKRELELSLPSVNQNMNKKNKKSRGPTRPSNTKGRRV